ATAAAAAGAACTCATCCTTcaagacagcgtaaatagcttcacatgtgttgggtattatttcactcaacgcttgtttcgatattgcagttgaaaattccaaatccttgtagctccttcctgttgctaggaatcttaatgttaccgccagccgttcatgaggagaaattgcacttctcatacaagtattttttctcatatgaggggttacaagctttaagagataattataagtttcgacatccatccgcaaataatttcgccagtcgttaggttcgctcttcaactctcgcagtaaatttacgtgagaaaactactttcgctttagcagccactgtctacaccaatttgaccgctttctctgtttcctacgGTTGGTCTGAATGCTTTTTTGCAACACaatttgcgaacacagaccacaacagaacttcgtccatttctatatttcaaaataactgaattaaatttttgacgtttacggggagcgtagtcgctgatgtttcttttctacaccgacagatggcgggcgagtagtagattggggtttgtgtcgtgtgaacacaccacatttgcagcgatcttttgcatgtacagacatctgcgccgatgtctgcgcagacagatcgttgcgtgtggaccgggctgtAGACTgtgctgaaacagttccacataTCGATACACTTTTATCGAAACAAGGAAACAGTGGCCATTGGCCAAGTCTAGTGTGTTGAATGTTTGAAAGTCGGCGCGCAAACATAGTGTTAGacgatttgttttgttgtgtgaaGGACTGTTGAGTAGCCGAATGAAACAAATACGAATTTTATGAATTTACTAGGCACatctactacaattttttttttaatatagaacATTATATACCCAAAGAGGACGTTCTTACTGTTTCTGTCGTATTCGAAGATCGACGTTAATTTGCAATTAGGATTTGTAATTCAGAAAATTCATTCAAAATCAGTATGGAAACCGTTCTGCCTCACGTTCCAATGACAGTGGAAGTGTTGTCGCTTGTTAATGATCTAGATAATTGGTCTAACGTCAATGTCAGAGTTATTGGGCGTTTTGTGAGGACTGTAAATGGACTGTACTGTTTAGAAAGTGTGTTAGAGCCGGATGGGCCGTACAGAATAAACCTGAATGTAGAACTTTTGCCAAAATATCCACTGATAAACGATGTAATTCAAGTTTTTGGTGAATTACGGTCGACGACGCATGTATTCCTGGTTGCGAAGTTCTTCAGGTATATGAACATTGTTGACTTGGAGAAATATATAGATAGTCTACAATGTCAGTCGAACTTCGTGCCACATTTTATAAAAAAGTAATGTCTCATGTTTGGGGTTACTATTAAGGTTTCATCATGCGAAGAGAGTTTTTAAAGTGTAATGTTAATGTGAGGAGCTAATGAAGTACAGGCTATAGACGAGAGCACTCACACCTGCCAAAAAATTGCATTTTCTGTTATCCTTAAGTTGTTTCTTGGTAATTTATCTCGTACATGTGTTTTCCTGTCATAATAATGTGAGGAGAGCAGCAATGTATATTAGTCTGATTGTTTCCATAGGATAATAAACTTGAATAAGAAATACACAATAGAGATTCCTGTGAAACCTGTATATGAAAGTAATTTATGCCCCTTAGTATGGATCATAAGTTTATTGATTGATTGTGTGACACTTTTTGTATCCTCTTATCATGTGTGGAAATTCAGTAATACTGTAAGTTAAGATCATTAATCAGTTTCAGCAATTTTTCCTGTGCATTTCTCTGTGATGAGTATGTTAATTACATAGTGAAAAAGGGAGTTAGTTTGTCACGTTGCTTACTAGTTTTCATTCTACCTAACCAGAAGGGGAAAAAATGATTCATTAAGAGACCCAGAGATTTTATTCTGCAGAATGGGGAATAATCACTATGCTAGGTGGATCAAGGTATTCATATTGGGTCcactctttttcttatttattgatGATCTGCcatcatatatccaagaagcaggaataattctgtttgctggtgatgcaagTATTGCAATCAAGCCTAATGGAGAATATTGAGCActtgaatatttaaataaaaattagtaagtggttttctgcaaatgaacTGTTAATGAACTTGGATAACACACAGAAGGTACTTAAAATTCTGTGGCACACAAGGGCTGATCACACCATTTGAAACAATGTGAGATTAAATCAGTATTCTAAATTCTTAGGTGTTTAtcgataagattagattagattaatactagttccatggatcatgaatacgatatttcgtaatgatgtggaacgagtcgaattttccaatacatgacataattaggttaatttaacaacatacttaagttaatataacaactttatttttttgtgtttttttgtttttctttattttttatttttattattattatttttttttataatatttttttttttttcttttttttcttaatttatatctaaaaattcctctatggagtagaaggagttgtcattcagaaattcttttaatttcttcttaaatacttgttggttatctgtcagacttttgatactatttggtaagtgaccaaagacttaagtgccagtataattcacccctttctgtgccaaagttagatttaatcttgaatagtgaagatcgtcctttctcctactattgtagttatgcacactgctattacttttgaattgggtttggttgttaataacaaatttcataagatagtatatatactgagaagctactgtgaatatccctagatctttaaataaatgtctgcaggatgatcttgggtggactccagctattattctgattacacgcttttgtgcaataaatactttattcctcagtgatgaattaccccaaaatatgatgccatatgaaagcaatgagtgaaaataggtgtagtaagctaatttactaagatgtttatcaccaaaatttgcaatgacccttattgcataagtagctgaactcaaacgtttcagcagatcatcaatgtgtttcttccaatttaatctctcatcaatggacatacctaaaaatttggaatgttctaccttagctatatgcttctgattaaggtctatatttattaatggcgtcataccattcactgtacagaactgtatgtactgtgtcttatcaaaattcagtgagagtccgtttacaaggaaccacttagtaattttctgaaagacagtattgacaatttcatcagttaattcttgtttctcaggtgtgattactatacttgtatcatcagcgaagagaactaactttgcctcttcatgaatatagaatggcaagtcattaatatataataagaacaacaaaggacccaagactgacccttgtggaaccccattcttgatagttccccagtttgaggaatgtgctgatctttgcatgttacgagaactacttatttcaactttctgcactcttccagttaggtacgaattaaaccatttgtgcactgtcccactcatgccacaatacttgagcttgtctagcagaatttcatgatttacacaatcaaaagcctctgAGAGATCacaaatcccaatgggtggtgttcggttattcagatcattcaaaatttgactggtgaaagcatatatggcattttctgttgaaaaacctttctggaaaccaaactgacattttgttagtacttcatttttacagatatgtgaagctactcttgaatacattactttctcaaaaattttggataaagctgttagaagggagattggacggtaattgttgacatcagatctatccccctttttatgcaaaggtataacaatagcatatttcagtctatcaggaaaaatgccctgttccagagagctattacacaggtggctgagaatcttacttatctgttgagaacaagcttttagtattttgctggaaatgccatcaattccatgtgagtttttgcttttaagcaagtttataattttcctaatttcagagggagaagtgggtgagatttcaattgtatcaaattgcataggtatggcctcttccattaacagcctagcatcttctaatgaacacctggatcctactatatccacaacatttagaaattgattattaaaaatattttcaacttcttactttttgttcgtaaagttttcattcaatttgatggtaatactgtcttcctctgctcttggttgacctgtttctcttttaataatattccaaattgttttaattttattatcagagttgctgatttcagacatgatacacatactcctggattttttaataacttttcttaatataacacaatagtttttataattctgagactgatgaccacagcagttaagtcccatagttctcagagccattttttataatttttgatagtttctgggtcactactctttcttgctgtcagatacttttcccttttccggttacaagatatttttatacccttagtaagccatggtttgttacaaggtttcttacgagtatatttaactattttcttggggaagcagttttcaaatgcatttacaaaaatgtcatgaaataaattatattttaaattggcatcaggttcacggtacacctcatcccagtctaactgctgtaggctttccctgaaatttgcaattgttaaattgttgactgaacgtactactttggaggactgtttagtattgctgaatggagctatgtcatatattgtaactagctgtgcaccatgatcagaaagaccattctcaacaggctgagcatttatctggttaaacttatcttggtctataaagaagttatctatcagtgagctgctatcctttaccacccgagtaggaaaatcaataacgggtgtcaaattgaaagaaccgagtaatacttcaaggtcatttttcctattaccctctttcagagaatctacattgaagtccccacaaataataatttgcttccccctgtctgacagatagcacaacaaggagtccaaatttttcagaaatagatgaaaatttcctgatggggacctatatacagttacaattataaatgtgcctttatttaatttaagctcacaggcacatgcttctatatgtttctctacacaaaacttttttgtttctatactttttgaacaatgataacttttgacatatatggcaactcctcctttctccatattttctctcattacatgtgcagagagcttataaccacttacatttaccttatccatatcagtaacaatgtgatgctcagacaggcatagtatatctatttcattctcagcttctaaatcttccaaacaaaccagaagctcatctactttattctttaaactcccaatattttgatgaaatatacttacattatttttaatcatACTTTTATGAGACCCTTTCCTTATTCTAAcgtttgcagtactctcctgtctgagtttctcattgtgcttaggcctagttcctataccagtggtcacatggtgttcagagaggcagattatgtcaactgggtagggtgactttaattcatcaatgcaattacctaggactgagatacaacttggtggagataaaatttctggtgattggtgaaaatttataattgatagctgtgattggtgatccaatgtgctagaattgtgctgttgaatttctttcctaaactgaagatttgtttcaatcctgacctctcgtagaacttgacatctttctgtcttacctatcctaaaaaaggtgctgctccaacacctgtaaccactggtattttaccattcatggcagtgccttgcccccttaaatttcctgctattaccccagccagtttccccttccctttcctgttgagatgtaggccgtgcctggtatagtcccacctactgagataatcaacaggaaccaaaccaatatgagcccccgcacccaacacaagcagccgttccaactccaaattaactctcccaacagaagagttcaaatgaggccggtcatggcgtctcaggacagatacaaattcaaca
The genomic region above belongs to Schistocerca serialis cubense isolate TAMUIC-IGC-003099 chromosome 6, iqSchSeri2.2, whole genome shotgun sequence and contains:
- the LOC126484101 gene encoding uncharacterized protein LOC126484101, with amino-acid sequence METVLPHVPMTVEVLSLVNDLDNWSNVNVRVIGRFVRTVNGLYCLESVLEPDGPYRINLNVELLPKYPLINDVIQVFGELRSTTHVFLVAKFFSLLHVHHHHHHKIPKSMQTSISIAIFVLSSTCCCYRVNAVIDNLKLSSRHCIALKIRRKQDARSHPPDFLRGCFPNNLW